In a single window of the Dreissena polymorpha isolate Duluth1 chromosome 3, UMN_Dpol_1.0, whole genome shotgun sequence genome:
- the LOC127872139 gene encoding uncharacterized protein LOC127872139 produces METDRKKRKLRKWSQHNMDEAFKCVQAGKLSISAAAKTYSVPRMTLADRLSGRVKLVAKMGASTYLSAEDETSLCNYIDYMAKRGFPLTISDIKGFAFSIAKERGHADTFEKDGPSRKWWRGFKKRHPEFGLRRTDALDRGRAVMGSTHVIKGYFDLHKATLDENNLFDQPQRIYNCDEAALYLNKSTQKVVVPIRQKHAHSLAVATSEHISVHCCVNAAGSAIPPMVIFSGSLPGGPYHKNGPINALYSASDSGFMNQHMYFEWFEKCFLKHCVPERPVLLIQDGASSHVSVPLLKSAIANDVILLSLPPKTTHILQPLDVAVYRKMKIETAKVMSQAKLVKSDLWVSKKAVSGVFKIIFEKTFTMSAIIEGFRKCGIHPYNPNAIDKNLLLRSCDDVSAENIDLTQTCFSQIDDACGSESSNNVDISANTSALNLSNESLPALSSSEVFGELNFLVGDDGILTLDTTQTTNTENQVASYESDNDNCTAVLALKAVESSLTPRKKRKYEECLNFEIDLDRDNVFQKWKALKLDMASHCKQVPSTSSVSLPLESVPETDTNPPAHANKDNNAMQHPLVKAGLISPELVDILIVPSTGKQEKKNSKGKSSYK; encoded by the exons ATGGAAACAGATCGAAAAAAACGCAAATTGCGGAAATGGTCACAGCACAATATGGATGAAGCTTTTAAGTGCGTCCAAGCCGGCAAACTTTCGATTTCTGCAGCGGCTAAAACATATAGTGTCCCCAGAATGACATTAGCTGACAGGCTGTCAGGGAGGGTGAAACTGGTCGCAAAAATGGGGGCCTCAACCTACCTCTCTGCAGAAGACGAGACGTCGCTTTGTAATTATATCGATTACATGGCAAAACGCGGTTTTCCATTGACAATCAGCGATATCAAAGGCTTTGCATTTTCAATTGCAAAAGAACGTGGTCATGCTGATACTTTTGAAAAAGATGGTCCGTCGAGGAAGTGGTGGCGAGGATTCAAAAAGCGGCATCCCGAATTTGGTCTCAGGCGCACTGATGCGTTAGACAGGGGAAGGGCTGTTATGGGTAGCACACATGTCATCAAAGGGTACTTCGATCTTCACAAGGCCACACTAGATGAAAACAATCTATTTGATCAGCCCCAAAGAATATATAACTGTGATGAAGCGGCATTGTATCTCAATAAGTCAACCCAGAAGGTTGTGGTTCCCATCCGCCAGAAACACGCACACTCTCTCGCTGTTGCAACTAGTGAGCATATTTCCGTCCACTGTTGTGTAAACGCAGCTGGCAGTGCAATACCACCCATGGTCATTTTTTCGGGGAGTTTGCCGGGAGGTCCATACCACAAAAATGGACCTATCAACGCTCTATATTCTGCGTCTGATTCTGGATTCATGAATCAACATATGTATTTTGAATGGTTTGAGAAATGTTTCCTTAAGCATTGCGTACCAGAAAGGCCAGTTCTACTCATTCAAGACGGCGCATCATCTCACGTTAGCGTCCCACTGCTTAAGTCAGCAATTGCTAACGATGTCATCTTACTCAGTCTGCCGccaaaaacaacacacattctCCAACCTTTAGACGTGGCTGTGTACAGAAAAATGAAGATAGAAACGGCAAAAGTCATGTCACAG GCGAAGCTTGTGAAGTCTGATCTTTGGGTTTCGAAGAAAGCTGTAAGTGGTGTTTTCAAGATTATCTTTGAAAAAACGTTCACAATGAGCGCGATTATCGAAGGTTTTCGCAAATGCGGGATTCATCCTTACAACCCGAATGCGATTGACAAGAATCTTCTTCTTCGTTCATGTGATGATGTCAGCGCAGAAAACATTGATTTGACTCAGACATGTTTTAGTCAGATAGATGATGCATGCGGGTCTGAATCGTCAAACAATGTAGATATTTCGGCAAATACGTCAGCATTGAATCTATCGAATGAATCTTTGCCGGCATTATCCTCTTCAGAAGTGTTCGGGGAGCTGAATTTCCTTGTAGGGGACGACGGGATACTGACGTTAGATACAACGCAGACAACGAACACTGAAAATCAAGTCGCAAGTTACGAGTCAGATAACGATAACTGCACGGCAGTGTTAGCTCTGAAAGCGGTAGAAAGTTCGTTGACACCGAGGAAGAAGCGTAAATATGAAGAGTGTCTGAACTTCGAAATTGATTTAGACCGCGATAACGTCTTCCAAAAGTGGAAAGCCCTGAAATTAGACATGGCCTCACACTGTAAACAGGTGCCGTCAACTTCATCTGTTAGCTTGCCATTAGAATCTGTGCCTGAAACGGACACAAACCCTCCTGCTCATGCAAATAAAGATAACAATGCTATGCAACACCCTTTAGTGAAAGCGGGTCTCATATCACCGGAACTTGTAGATATTTTGATCGTTCCATCGACtggaaaacaagaaaaaaaaaactcaaaaggCAAAAGTTCTTACAAATGA
- the LOC127872140 gene encoding troponin I-like, whose translation MKKMQEEEKQKRASDRERKKMERILQQAQKKEEMKKKKEERERRKEEKENAKKEKQKRNNDHTPNETEHRGGPKPAQLSILTEAVVDVVGRISQTVTEVALSEDMDLSMILIKRQITAFNIGISIGVPCKGYEDGCQSLTNQDMFHLEHKIQRMQHEIDETSMRLEMLASTPFTDKERVRPKVYSLRDGIKSEKIISDSDVRFFSKSKEASAQDANRWSIQDGHGLSN comes from the exons ATGAAGAAAATGCAGGAAGAAGAGAAACAAAAACGAGCTTCTGATCGAGAACGTAAAAAAATGGAACGAATCTTACAACAAGCACAAAAGAAAGAAGAAATGAAAAAGAAGAAAGAAGAGAGAGAACGACGCAAGGAAGAAAAAGAAAATGCAAAGAAGGAAAAACAGAAACGTAACAATGATCACACGCCAAATGAAACGGAGCACA GAGGTGGACCAAAACCTGCACAATTGTCAATTTTGACAGAAGcagttgttgatgttgttgggAGAATATCCCAAACAGTGACAGAAGTTGCCCTGTCTGAAGACATGGATTTGTCCATGATTTTGATAAAACGacaaat AACAGCATTCAACATTGGCATTAGTATAGGTGTCCCCTGTAAAGGCTACGAAGATGGCTGCCAAAGCCTCACGAACCAGGACATGTTCCAC CTAGAACATAAGATACAAAGGATGCAGCATGAGATTGATGAAACCAGCATGAGACTCGAAATGTTGGCATCGACGCCATTCACAGATAAAGAACGTGTCAGACCGAAAGTTTACTCATTAAGGGATGGTATTAAGTCTGAGAAGATAATCAGCGACTCCGATGTTCGGTTCTTCTCCAAATCCAAGGAGGCTAGTGCCCAAGACGCCAATCGTTGGAGCATCCAGGATGGACATGGCCTGTCAAACTGA